A single Dreissena polymorpha isolate Duluth1 chromosome 14, UMN_Dpol_1.0, whole genome shotgun sequence DNA region contains:
- the LOC127856839 gene encoding uncharacterized protein LOC127856839 isoform X2 — translation MSCLHDGYCTDIAAARGTPCDDPSLNKWCKDGKCVAKGTSDIDFISTTTTTTTEPTTTLSGIPEGCTNTDWYFWSCEQLSTYFKDNLNYDPEKWCLDPSWQDRCCGMCYENGIYYKK, via the exons ATGTCATGTTTGCATGATGGTTATTGCACCGATATTGCTGCCGCCCGAGGCACACCGTGCGACGATCCTTCTCTGAACAAG TGGTGCAAAGATGGAAAGTGTGTCGCTAAAGGAACATCAG ATATAGACTTTATTTCAAccacgacgaccacgacgactgAGCCAACCACAACCCTGTCCGGCATACCGGAAGGCTGCACCAACACAGACTGGTACTTCTGGTCGTGTGAACAACTGAGCACCTACTTTAAGGACAACTTAAACTACGATCCGGAAAAATGGTGCCTCGATCCATCATGGCAGGACAGATGCTGCGGCATGTGCTATG AAAACGGAATTTACTACAAGAAATAA
- the LOC127856839 gene encoding uncharacterized protein LOC127856839 isoform X1, with amino-acid sequence MSCLHDGYCTDIAAARGTPCDDPSLNKWCKDGKCVAKGTSADIDFISTTTTTTTEPTTTLSGIPEGCTNTDWYFWSCEQLSTYFKDNLNYDPEKWCLDPSWQDRCCGMCYENGIYYKK; translated from the exons ATGTCATGTTTGCATGATGGTTATTGCACCGATATTGCTGCCGCCCGAGGCACACCGTGCGACGATCCTTCTCTGAACAAG TGGTGCAAAGATGGAAAGTGTGTCGCTAAAGGAACATCAG CAGATATAGACTTTATTTCAAccacgacgaccacgacgactgAGCCAACCACAACCCTGTCCGGCATACCGGAAGGCTGCACCAACACAGACTGGTACTTCTGGTCGTGTGAACAACTGAGCACCTACTTTAAGGACAACTTAAACTACGATCCGGAAAAATGGTGCCTCGATCCATCATGGCAGGACAGATGCTGCGGCATGTGCTATG AAAACGGAATTTACTACAAGAAATAA